The Jannaschia sp. M317 DNA segment GTGGCACCACGGTCAACGCCGTGCTGTTTCATGAAATCGTGCGCAAACTGCCGGACGGTGCGCTGGTTCAGGTGGTAGAGGATCAGGCTGCGGGGCGTCTGGCCGTGACCGCGGGCCGGTCCCATTTCCAGCTCGCCACCCTGGCCAAGGAAGACTTCCCGGTCATGGCCTCCTCGGATTACGAGGCCAACTTCTCTTGCAAGGCGCCCGATCTGCGGCGTCTGTTCGACAAGACCCGGTTCGCCATCTCGACCGAAGAGACGCGCTATTATCTCAACGGTGTCTATCTGCACGTCGCCGAAGGCGAAGAAGGCCGCGTGTTGCGCGGCGTCGCGACCGATGGCCACCGTCTGGCCCGGGTCGATGCGGACCTTCCGATGGGGGCCGAAGACATGCCCGGCGTCATCGTCCCGCGCAAAACCGTGGGCGAGCTGCGCAAACTGCTAGATGATGACGACGCGCTGATCGCCGTTTCCGTCTCCGAGACCAAGATCCGCTTTGCCACGCCTGAAATCACCCTGACGTCCAAGGTCATCGACGGCACGTTCCCGGACTATGCCCGCGTCATCCCGACCGGCAACACCCGCAAGCTGGAGGTGGACGCAGCCGAATTCGCGCGGGCCGTCGACCGGGTTGCCACCGTGTCCTCCGAACGGTCCCGTGCGGTGAAACTGTCGCTGGACGAAGACCGCCTGACCCTCTCGGTGAACGCCCCCGACAGCGGCAACGCCGAAGAAGAGCTGGCCGTGGCCTACGGCGACGAAAAACTGGAGATCGGCTTCAACGCCAAATACCTGCAGGAAATCGCCGCCCAGGTGGACCGTGAGAACGCCGTGTTCCTGTTCAACAACGCGGGCGATCCGACGCTGATGCGCGAAGGCGACGACACCTCCGCGATCTATGTCGTCATGCCCATGAGGGTGTGACGGCCCCGTCCGACACCGGACGGGTCACCGCACTTGCGCTGTCGCATTTCCGATCTCACCGGCAGACCCGGCTGACCTTTGACGCCCGCCCTGTTGCGATCTTCGGTCCCAACGGCGCAGGCAAGACCAACCTGTTGGAGGCGATTTCCCTGTTGTCACCCGGTCGCGGCATGCGCCGGGCCGCCGCCGAAGAGATCATTCGCACGCCCGAGGCGATCGGCTGGCGCATCGCAGCCCAGATCGCCCCCGATCACGAGGTGGAACTGCGCGCCGAGCCCGGCCAACCTCGTACCACCCGCATCGACGAAAAATCCGCCCCGCAGATCGCGTTGGCCCGTCTGCTGCGGGTCCTCTGGCTGGTGCCCGCCATGGACCGTTTGTGGCTGGAGGGGGCCGAGGGCCGCCGCCGTTTTCTTGACCGCATAACGCTCAGCTTCCTGCCCGACCACGGCGAAGCCGTGCTGCGCTACGAAAAGGCCATGCGCGACCGCAATCGCCTGTTGCGCGACGGGGTGCGCGACCCCCACTGGTTCACCGCCCTGGAGGTTCAGATGGCCGATGCCGGGGCGCAGATCCTCGCCCGCCGCCGCGAGGCCCTGACCCGTCTGCGCGCCGCCCAGCAGGTCGATGGCCCCTTTCCCGCCGCCCATCTGACCCTGTCCGACGACGACACCCCCGCCGACCCACAGGCCCTGCGCGACGCCTTCGCCACCTCCCGCCCCCGCGACATGGGGGCCGGGCGTACCTTGCTTGGCCCGCACCGTACCGACCTGGAGGCGACCTATGCCGCCAAGGACATGGCCGCGCGGCTGTGTTCCACGGGCGAGCAGAAGGCGCTTCTGATTTCGCTGGTCCTTGCCAATACCCGCGCGTTGAAGGCCGAAACCGGAACAGCGCCGATCCTGCTGCTGGATGAGGTCGCAGCCCACCTGGATGCGACCCGGCGCGCGGCGCTTTATGCGGAACTGACGGCGCTTGGCGGGCAGGTTTTCCTCACGGGAACCGGGCCGGAATTGTTCGATGACCTGGCCGGCGCGCACCGGCTGGAGGTGACGGAAACGGGTGGCGAAAGCCGGGTTTCGTCCGTCTGATCCCCCGCCATGCACGGCCGTGCCTGAAACCACCAAATCTTGTGTCACGCACG contains these protein-coding regions:
- the dnaN gene encoding DNA polymerase III subunit beta; the encoded protein is MKFSIERAALLKAVSQAQSVVERRNTIPILANVLMEANGADVSFKATDLDIEVIDKTPAQVERAGGTTVNAVLFHEIVRKLPDGALVQVVEDQAAGRLAVTAGRSHFQLATLAKEDFPVMASSDYEANFSCKAPDLRRLFDKTRFAISTEETRYYLNGVYLHVAEGEEGRVLRGVATDGHRLARVDADLPMGAEDMPGVIVPRKTVGELRKLLDDDDALIAVSVSETKIRFATPEITLTSKVIDGTFPDYARVIPTGNTRKLEVDAAEFARAVDRVATVSSERSRAVKLSLDEDRLTLSVNAPDSGNAEEELAVAYGDEKLEIGFNAKYLQEIAAQVDRENAVFLFNNAGDPTLMREGDDTSAIYVVMPMRV
- the recF gene encoding DNA replication/repair protein RecF (All proteins in this family for which functions are known are DNA-binding proteins that assist the filamentation of RecA onto DNA for the initiation of recombination or recombinational repair.) — encoded protein: MTAPSDTGRVTALALSHFRSHRQTRLTFDARPVAIFGPNGAGKTNLLEAISLLSPGRGMRRAAAEEIIRTPEAIGWRIAAQIAPDHEVELRAEPGQPRTTRIDEKSAPQIALARLLRVLWLVPAMDRLWLEGAEGRRRFLDRITLSFLPDHGEAVLRYEKAMRDRNRLLRDGVRDPHWFTALEVQMADAGAQILARRREALTRLRAAQQVDGPFPAAHLTLSDDDTPADPQALRDAFATSRPRDMGAGRTLLGPHRTDLEATYAAKDMAARLCSTGEQKALLISLVLANTRALKAETGTAPILLLDEVAAHLDATRRAALYAELTALGGQVFLTGTGPELFDDLAGAHRLEVTETGGESRVSSV